The nucleotide sequence TTAATATAGCAGCGTTGTTTAATCTTCAAAGATATATCTGAAGTCTTCGCCGTTTAATGGCTGAAAAACTTTGAACCCAACAGCTTTTCCTGCTTCAATGTTATCTTTTCCATCTTCAATAAATAAAGTTTCGGAAGCTAATATGCCCGAGTCGGCTATTAATTGTTCATAAATAGACGGATTAGGCTTTGTTACTCCAAGTTTGTAAGAAAGATATAGCTTATCGAAATACTCATCTAAGCTCTTTCCTTCAGAAGAAAAATCTTTAGATAACGCCCATTTCATTATCACTGGGTTTGTGTTGCTTAATAAATAAAGATTATAACCCTTAGCTCTTAAGTCTTCCAACATTTTCAGTTTATATATAGGTGTATCTTGTATAAAGCCCAACCAACCCCAATCAATATCTTCATCAGAAATATAAGTGCCTGCTTCTTCTCTAACAGCATCGTAAAATTCTTCTAACGTAAGCGTACCCTCTTCAAGTTCTAAAAAAATACCTTTTTGGTGATATGGGTCTAATAAGTCTGCCGCATTTTTCAAACCTTTAGACTCGAAACGCCTTATAGCCTCACTTCTGTCGAGTGTAAGTATAACACCTCCTAAATCAAACACAATGTTTTTTATACCTTCTAAGTTCATATCAATTAGTTTTAAGCCACAAATATACGGCAATTATATAAAATTCCTGTAAATTTGCAGAATGAATATAGATAACAAACATATTTCAGAGAAATTATCTGCTCCTATTTTTGGAGTAATTTCCGATTGCGCCGACAAACTAAACTTAGATACTTATGTAATCGGAGGATATGTAAGAGACCTTATACTTCACCGCCAATCTAAAGACATAGATGTTATGTGTGTAGGTAGTGGCATAGAACTTGCTAAAACCGTAGCTAACACCTTAGGGAAGAAGGCTAAATTTGCTTTCTTCAAAACTTACGGTACTGCTCAGGTTAAATATAAAGATATAGAAATTGAATTTGTAGGTGCTCGTAAAGAATCGTACAACAAAGATTCGCGCAACCCTATTGTCGAAAACGGAACTCTGCAAGACGACCTAAACCGACGCGACTTTACTATAAATGCGATGGCGATAAGCCTAAACAAAAAAAGCTTCGGAGAACTTATCGACCCTTTCGATGGTTTAAGCGACATAGAAGATTATAGAATAAAAACTCCTCTCGACCCTGATATTACTTTCAGCGACGACCCTTTAAGAATGATGCGCGCCGTTAGGTTTGCTTCTCAGTTAGGTTTTTTTATCGACCCTGAAACTTTTGATGCCATAAACAGAAACAAAGATAGGATAAGCATTATAACTACCGAACGCATAATAGACGAGTTCAATAAGATAATGCTATCTCCTCGTCCGTCTTTTGGATTGGAGATATTAGAACAAACTGGTTTACTCGAAATTATATTCCCCGAACTAACAGCTCTTAAAGGCATTGAAACTAAAGAAGGTATAGGGCATAAAGATAATTTTGCCCACACTCTTAAGGTGCTTGACAATGTTGCAAAAAACTCTAATAACATATGGTTACGCTGGGCGGCATTGCTTCACGACATAGGCAAGCCTCGAGTTAAACGTTTCGACAATAAGTTAGGCTGGACGTTTCACGGACACGAATATAAAGGAATGAAAATGGCTGGTGGAATATTCAAAAGACTTAAACTTCCTCTTTACGACAAGTTGAAATATGTAGAGAAACTTATTTCTTTACATATGCGTCCTATTGTTTTAGCCGACTATGAAGTTACAGACTCTGCCGTTAGGAGATTATTATTTGAGGCTGGAGATGACATTGACGACCTTATGCTTTTGTGTGAGGCTGATATTACTTCTAAAAACCCCGACAAGGTAAGAAAGTTCTTAAACAACTTTAAGTTAGTGCGTGAGAAACTCAAAGAGATTGAAGAGAAAGATAGAATACGCAACTTTCAACCTCCTATTGACGGCTTAGAAATAATGGAAATGTTTAATCTACCTCCTGGCAAAGAGGTAGGAGATCTTAAGACTGCTATTAAAGATGCTATACTCGATGGTATTATCCCTAACGAATACGAAGCAGCAAAAGAATACCTTATTGAACTAAAAACTAAGAACTAAGAACTAAGAGTGAAGAGTTGGCGCAAAGCGGCA is from Dysgonomonadaceae bacterium PH5-43 and encodes:
- a CDS encoding poly(A) polymerase (product_source=KO:K00970; cath_funfam=1.10.3090.10,3.30.460.10; cog=COG0617; ko=KO:K00970; pfam=PF01743,PF01966,PF12627; smart=SM00471; superfamily=81301,81891; tigrfam=TIGR00277), which produces MNIDNKHISEKLSAPIFGVISDCADKLNLDTYVIGGYVRDLILHRQSKDIDVMCVGSGIELAKTVANTLGKKAKFAFFKTYGTAQVKYKDIEIEFVGARKESYNKDSRNPIVENGTLQDDLNRRDFTINAMAISLNKKSFGELIDPFDGLSDIEDYRIKTPLDPDITFSDDPLRMMRAVRFASQLGFFIDPETFDAINRNKDRISIITTERIIDEFNKIMLSPRPSFGLEILEQTGLLEIIFPELTALKGIETKEGIGHKDNFAHTLKVLDNVAKNSNNIWLRWAALLHDIGKPRVKRFDNKLGWTFHGHEYKGMKMAGGIFKRLKLPLYDKLKYVEKLISLHMRPIVLADYEVTDSAVRRLLFEAGDDIDDLMLLCEADITSKNPDKVRKFLNNFKLVREKLKEIEEKDRIRNFQPPIDGLEIMEMFNLPPGKEVGDLKTAIKDAILDGIIPNEYEAAKEYLIELKTKN
- a CDS encoding HAD superfamily hydrolase (TIGR01509 family) (product_source=TIGR01509; cath_funfam=3.40.50.1000; cog=COG1011; ko=KO:K21063; pfam=PF13419; superfamily=56784; tigrfam=TIGR01509); translated protein: MNLEGIKNIVFDLGGVILTLDRSEAIRRFESKGLKNAADLLDPYHQKGIFLELEEGTLTLEEFYDAVREEAGTYISDEDIDWGWLGFIQDTPIYKLKMLEDLRAKGYNLYLLSNTNPVIMKWALSKDFSSEGKSLDEYFDKLYLSYKLGVTKPNPSIYEQLIADSGILASETLFIEDGKDNIEAGKAVGFKVFQPLNGEDFRYIFED